One bacterium genomic region harbors:
- a CDS encoding transposase: MLNDSPIYYKNRLIQIFRDHWEGFKEFHPEHVDEDIEVNVQKMLGCGLFKNGYAEYRCSCGYIKRVPFSCKSRFCLRCSKVYTDNWVVRMKQTIFAKIEHRHIILTVPGSLWKYFHDGQILKLLADSGAKLVQEVCCICSRGKKIELGTILITQTAGRRSTWNPHLHLLVTEGGLDKDNHWKKFYYFDYKILRKKWMYILLSALKKALSKDLEAMRLIEEVFEQRSETGLIARAKKEKVRKTDIIGYLIKYVASPPIALYRIAGYDGEYVRYWYREHPTDRQVFAKVNAYEFIAMLIQHIPPKGLKLIRHYGLYARCKVKKVREIVDKIFRFTKAISNEFISFLGTSSLSGDYRSRLRKSFGIDPFRCPKCGGELILYEVWHPKYGRVYDIFRDGKWVEEERKDVVEEEPKEQRPIRQNNQLFLFQMQASN; this comes from the coding sequence ATGTTGAATGACAGTCCTATCTACTACAAAAACAGGCTCATCCAGATATTTCGAGATCATTGGGAAGGGTTCAAAGAGTTTCATCCTGAGCATGTAGATGAAGATATTGAGGTTAATGTTCAAAAGATGCTGGGTTGTGGACTGTTCAAGAACGGCTATGCTGAATACCGTTGTAGCTGCGGTTATATCAAGAGAGTTCCTTTTAGTTGCAAATCAAGGTTTTGTCTGCGATGTTCCAAGGTATATACTGATAACTGGGTAGTCAGGATGAAGCAGACTATATTTGCCAAGATTGAGCATCGTCATATTATCCTTACCGTTCCAGGAAGTCTGTGGAAGTATTTCCACGATGGTCAAATACTTAAGCTTTTAGCTGACTCTGGAGCAAAACTGGTTCAAGAGGTTTGCTGTATATGCTCAAGAGGCAAGAAAATAGAGTTGGGCACTATCTTAATTACTCAGACTGCAGGGCGGAGGTCTACATGGAATCCACACCTGCATCTTCTGGTTACAGAGGGAGGTCTGGATAAAGATAATCACTGGAAAAAGTTTTATTACTTTGACTACAAAATATTACGCAAGAAGTGGATGTATATTCTCTTAAGTGCGTTAAAGAAGGCTTTAAGCAAGGATCTAGAGGCAATGAGGTTGATTGAAGAAGTATTTGAGCAGAGAAGCGAAACAGGGCTTATTGCCCGAGCTAAGAAAGAAAAAGTAAGAAAAACGGACATCATCGGATACTTGATCAAATACGTTGCATCGCCTCCCATAGCGTTATACAGAATAGCTGGTTATGATGGTGAATACGTGAGGTATTGGTATAGAGAGCATCCTACAGACAGGCAGGTTTTTGCCAAGGTTAATGCATATGAATTTATTGCAATGCTAATACAGCATATTCCTCCTAAGGGTTTAAAGCTTATCCGTCACTATGGTCTATATGCTCGTTGTAAGGTTAAAAAGGTAAGAGAAATAGTTGATAAAATATTTAGATTTACAAAAGCTATTTCCAATGAATTCATTTCTTTTTTAGGTACATCGTCTTTATCTGGAGACTATAGAAGCAGACTTCGGAAGAGTTTTGGCATAGACCCATTTAGATGTCCTAAGTGTGGAGGGGAGCTTATTCTTTATGAGGTGTGGCATCCTAAATACGGAAGAGTTTATGATATCTTTAGAGATGGGAAATGGGTAGAGGAGGAGAGAAAGGATGTGGTGGAAGAAGAGCCTAAAGAACAAAGGCCAATCAGACAGAACAATCAATTATTCTTGTTCCAAATGCAAGCATCAAATTAA